Genomic segment of Lentisphaera araneosa HTCC2155:
AGTCTCGGTTGTCAAAAAACTCAAATGGGATTACTTGAATCATATATGGAACAGCTCGAAGTTACGGGCAAGCCCATTTACTTCCACGAGCAGCAAAAAATTGGCACAGAGAAAGAGCTCATTAGCCAAGCAATCAAATCAACTTTTGCGGGCCTTATTCAAGCTAACCAGAATGAACGTAGCGACGCACCCCTCAGCAAACTAGTTATCGGTGTTGAATGTGGTGCTTCCGATGGCTTCTCTGGCATTTCTTCGAACCCTGCTATTGGTCAAGTGAGTGACCTCATTGTGAAACTCGGTGGTGCTGCTGTTCTTTCTGAGTTTCCTGAACTTTTCGGCGTTGAAAAAGAAATGATCATGCGTTGTAAAGACGAAAACACTGCCAACACTTTTATTGACCTCATGCGCAAGTACGAAGCTCGTGCTGAAGCAGACGGCACTTCCATGTCTACTAATCCTTCTCCTGGTAACATCAAAGATGGCCTTATCACTGATGCAATGAAATCTGCGGGGGCCGCAAAAAAAGGTGGTACGGCAGTCATTCAAGATGTTCAAGATTACCCTGGTTACATCAAACAGACAGGCCTCAACTTACTCAACACTCCAGGTAACGACGTTGAGTCATGCACCGCTCTAGCTGGTGCAGGCTGTAACCTCATTTTATTCTCCACAGGCTTGGGTACTCCAACGGGCAACCCCGTAACACCAGTCATTAAAGTTTCTTCAAACAGTACTGTGGCAGTAAAAATGCCCGACATCATTGACTTCGACACTGGATGCATTATTTCAGGAGAGAAATCACTCGAAGAAACAGGACAAAACTTACTCCAACATTGTATCGACGTGGCTTCTGGAACGACTCTCAGTAAATCAGAAAAACTTGGCCAAGACGACTTCATTCCGTGGAAACGCGGCACTTCACTTTAATCGACATTTTAAGAGTACTTTATGCGCATTGACTCACATCAACATTTTTGGAATTATTCAGTAGAAGAATATGACTGGATCGACGACTCTATGAAAGTTCTTCGTCGCGACTTCTTACCCCCTCACCTCAAAGAAGAATTCGATCAACATCAACTCGATGCTTCAGTGGCGGTCCAAGCGCGTTGCACTCTAGAAGAAACACGTTGGCTCATAGATTTCACGAAAGAGTATGATCACGTCGGTGGCGTCGTCGGCTGGGTCGATCTAAAGGATGAAAAACTCGCCGAAGTTCTCGAAGAATTTAAGGGTGAAAAGAAACTTTGCGGTTTCCGCGAAATCCTCCAAGGTCAAGAACCTGAGTTCATGCTCGACCCCGACTTTATTCGCGGTGTGAAACTACTCGCAGAAGAAGGCTACTCTTACGACATTCTAGTTTTCCCAAAACACCTCAAAGCAGTTAAGCAACTCCTTAAAGAACTCCCCGAAATGCGCTTGGTGATTGATCATATTGCCAAGCCATTAATTGGCGAAGGTCAAATCGATGAATGGGCGGAAGATATGAACGATATCGCTAAGTACCCTCACGTCTACTGCAAACTTTCCGGTATGGTTACGGAAACAAAGCCAGGCTGGGATCAAGAAGATTTTACGCCATACATGGAAGTCATCTTTAACGCCTTTGGCGAAGATCGCATTATGTACGGCTCCGACTGGCCCGTTTGTCTCTTGAACGCTAGCTATTCAGAAACCTACAAAATCGCCCACGACTTCACAACTCAGTTCTCAGACACTGCAGAAGCCAAAGTCTTCGGCGCCAACGCCGCCAAATTCTACCAGATTTAAAAAATACTACTTTGAACGCCAAGAATATGACATAGAACCCTATGGCATACCTTCGGTATTCAATTATGAGTGCTGAAAGCACGGCATAACTCAGCCTGGCACGGCAGTGCTAGGTCTAAATACGAATTGCGATTAATCATTGAGTGCTGAAAGCACGGCATAACTCAGCCTGGCACGGCAGTGCCAGGTCTAAATTTGAATTGTGATTAATCATTGAGTGCTGAAAGCACGGCATAACTCAGCCTGGCACGCAAGTGCTAGGTCTAAATTTGAATTGCGATTAATCATTGAGTGCTGAAAGCACGGCATAACTCAGCCTGGCACGCAAGTGCTAGGAAATAAAGTGACGGTTGTTAATGTGAGTCCCAACGGGACGGTATAACTTCCAAATCAAAACTCACTCCCATAAATATTTTTCGTTATATTCAACATCATATTTCTCTAAAAATTTCAAATATTCTTCTTTATATGAATATCTTTTGTGATGCTCTTTTTGCTGTGCAATATATTGTTCGACTTTACTCAAATTCGATGGGCTCACAGAAAAACTTCCATAGCCCTTTTGCCATGAGAATTTTTCAAGATAGGGATCTATGTGATTTTGCGTTTTCATCCAACGTGATGAATTCGATTTTAATTTCTGAATCAATTCCGCAATAGATAGATCTTTTGCTAAACGACACAGAATATGTACGTGATCATTGACGCCATTAATCATACTTGAATTTGAGCCATGCCTTTTACATATTTCTGCAAGATAAGCATATAAATCTCTTTCTATTTCTGAAGGTATTTTTACTGGATTCACAAAATTAATGTGAAAGATTATATGCACATAATTTTGACATAATGATTGACTCATGGTTTCTCCTTTCCTTATGACTTTAAATTATGTAGACATGAAATCAAAAGCAAATTTTCTCAGGTGATACTCAATTAATTTTGGTATAATTCGTATCTGCCTCAACGGGACGGCATAGATCAGCCTGGCACGGCAGTGCTAGGTCTAAATACGAATTGTGATTAATCATTGAGTGCTGAAAGCACGCCATAACTCAGCCTGGCACGGCAGTGCTAGGAATTAAATGATGGCTGTTAATGATGAGTCCTAACGGGACAGCATAGATCTCTATGTCATACCTTCGGTATTCTCTTTGTGCGAGTTACATATTTTTCCCAAGGCTCACGCCATTGGGCTATATATAAGGGTAGGGAAGACTCCTTGCGGAGTCTCCCCTCCTTCCGAACCGTACGTGCGGTTCTCCCGCATACGGCTCTCCAGTCAGTGCTTACTCCGAAGAGACTGAAATTCCAGTTTCCAGGCTTCCTCCAGTGAAAAGAAGCCTAGATCTGTAAAGTAGGCTTTATTGTATTTACGAGTATCAATCATGCGATGAGAACCTTTCTTGCGATTATATTTGGCTATAATACTGCGCAGTCTTCTGCGTGTAAATTCATCTATACCTCGCATTGCATACACAGTGGAGTGCTTGAAGTATTGATACCATCCGAGAAGATTTGGCCGAAGGTAAGCAATTATGTCCTCTATTGAGTCCTTATTGCTTCTCCTCGTTTTCTTGCGTATGGCATCTTTGCATTTCTTCAGGCTCTGCTTCCTTGGCCAACGTTTAATGCGATGTGTATTTCGCGTTCTCTCGAAATGGTATCCGAGAAACTCGAAGTACTCGCACTTCTCTGTCATGTCGGCAATTCGCGTTTTTTCTGGATGAAGTTTCAGCCCATTGGCTTTCATCCACCTTCGCGTTTTGCGCAATGCCCTTTTGGCTGATTCTTTACTTTTACACATGATCAGGAAATCGTCTGCATAGCGCACTATCTCGAATCCAGCCTCGGTCATCTTGTGATCAAAGAGATCAAGATAGATATTTGCTAACAGAGGACTGATAATTCCTCCCTGCGGTGTACCTTCTTCAGGTTCCCAATGTTTGAGACCATCAAAGATATTGGCTTTGAGGAATTGTTCGATCAGATCAAGAATTTTACCATCAATGATCTTTTCCTTGACTCGACTCATGAGTTTCTCATGTGGTATAGTATCGAAGTAGCTTTGGATGTCGGCATCCATAACATAGAGATAGCCCTGCTTTAACAATTCATTCACTCGTCTAAGTGCATCCTTGCAACCCAGCTTTGGACGAAATCCAAAACTGTAGGGCGAGAAGTCGATATCGAATATCGGCTCTATCACATGTTTCAGAGCTGTTTGAACTACTCGATCACGCACTGTGGGTATTCCCAAAGGTCTGGTCTTTCGACCATCACCTTTTGGGATTTCCACTCGGCGCACTGCACTGGGATCATACCTTCCATCTTGCAGTTCTTCGAGAAGCTTAGCATTATTATACTCCAGCTCTGATTCGTAGCGCTCGATTGATACCATGTCCACTCCATGTTTGCCCTTATTTGAACACACTTTCTCCCAAGCCTCCATAATATTATTCTTACGCATCAGCTTATCTGATAAGCTGTACCACTTGCCTCTTTCAACTCCTCTATGAAGAGTTTTCAGCATCTGATCCGTCCAGACAGAAGGTGACGCCCACGCTTGTATTTCAACAAAGCGTTCATCTCGTCGTAATATTTGTTTAGCCATTTCTGACATTCTTATATTCCTTCTATTCTTTTCTTCTCAGTTTCACCTTCCTGCCCCCCTTTGCTCCAGTGACTTTCACCACCTTCATCGCTACTATGAGGGCTCTGACTCCTGCGTGGC
This window contains:
- a CDS encoding UxaA family hydrolase, which produces MAKNSFLILHPKDNLAVALENLKQGQVIEHGEQSLTLLDNVKLKHKFALCDFPKDAIMTQYGVPVGRALMDIKTGQAITVENTEHSSDDMCNWMPGYQAPPTDASHFEGQSFKGYHRKDGQVGTRNNWLVIPLVFCENNNLMTLREVFNRELGFTDHSSYQTELRQLTELYKNGASVDDILNSAETSTSTAKSSNNLFPNVDGLKFLFHNMGCGGTNEDSQVLAKLLAGYIKHPNTAGVTVLSLGCQKTQMGLLESYMEQLEVTGKPIYFHEQQKIGTEKELISQAIKSTFAGLIQANQNERSDAPLSKLVIGVECGASDGFSGISSNPAIGQVSDLIVKLGGAAVLSEFPELFGVEKEMIMRCKDENTANTFIDLMRKYEARAEADGTSMSTNPSPGNIKDGLITDAMKSAGAAKKGGTAVIQDVQDYPGYIKQTGLNLLNTPGNDVESCTALAGAGCNLILFSTGLGTPTGNPVTPVIKVSSNSTVAVKMPDIIDFDTGCIISGEKSLEETGQNLLQHCIDVASGTTLSKSEKLGQDDFIPWKRGTSL
- a CDS encoding amidohydrolase family protein; amino-acid sequence: MRIDSHQHFWNYSVEEYDWIDDSMKVLRRDFLPPHLKEEFDQHQLDASVAVQARCTLEETRWLIDFTKEYDHVGGVVGWVDLKDEKLAEVLEEFKGEKKLCGFREILQGQEPEFMLDPDFIRGVKLLAEEGYSYDILVFPKHLKAVKQLLKELPEMRLVIDHIAKPLIGEGQIDEWAEDMNDIAKYPHVYCKLSGMVTETKPGWDQEDFTPYMEVIFNAFGEDRIMYGSDWPVCLLNASYSETYKIAHDFTTQFSDTAEAKVFGANAAKFYQI
- the tnpA gene encoding IS200/IS605 family transposase yields the protein MSQSLCQNYVHIIFHINFVNPVKIPSEIERDLYAYLAEICKRHGSNSSMINGVNDHVHILCRLAKDLSIAELIQKLKSNSSRWMKTQNHIDPYLEKFSWQKGYGSFSVSPSNLSKVEQYIAQQKEHHKRYSYKEEYLKFLEKYDVEYNEKYLWE
- the ltrA gene encoding group II intron reverse transcriptase/maturase: MSEMAKQILRRDERFVEIQAWASPSVWTDQMLKTLHRGVERGKWYSLSDKLMRKNNIMEAWEKVCSNKGKHGVDMVSIERYESELEYNNAKLLEELQDGRYDPSAVRRVEIPKGDGRKTRPLGIPTVRDRVVQTALKHVIEPIFDIDFSPYSFGFRPKLGCKDALRRVNELLKQGYLYVMDADIQSYFDTIPHEKLMSRVKEKIIDGKILDLIEQFLKANIFDGLKHWEPEEGTPQGGIISPLLANIYLDLFDHKMTEAGFEIVRYADDFLIMCKSKESAKRALRKTRRWMKANGLKLHPEKTRIADMTEKCEYFEFLGYHFERTRNTHRIKRWPRKQSLKKCKDAIRKKTRRSNKDSIEDIIAYLRPNLLGWYQYFKHSTVYAMRGIDEFTRRRLRSIIAKYNRKKGSHRMIDTRKYNKAYFTDLGFFSLEEAWKLEFQSLRSKH